A region of Panthera uncia isolate 11264 chromosome D4, Puncia_PCG_1.0, whole genome shotgun sequence DNA encodes the following proteins:
- the ABL1 gene encoding tyrosine-protein kinase ABL1 — protein sequence MTGDTYTAHAGAKFPIKWTAPESLAYNKFSIKSDVWAFGVLLWEIATYGMSPYPGIDLSQVYELLEKDYRMERPEGCPEKVYELMRACWQWNPSDRPSFAEIHQAFETMFQESSISDEVEKELGKKGVRGVASTLLQAPELPTKTRTSRRAAEHKDPADVPETPHSKGPGETDPLDHEPPVSPLLPRKERGPQDGGLNEDERLLPKDKKTNLFSALIKKKKKTAPTPPKRSSSFREMDGQPERKGAGEEEGRETSNGAPALPPSDAAEPAKSPKPSSGAGVPNGAFRESGGAGFRSPHLWKKSSTLTSSRLAASEEESGGSSSKRFLRSCSASCVPHGARDTEWRSVTLPRDLQSTGRQFDSSTFGGHKSEKPALPRKRASENRSDQAARGTVTPPPRLVKKTEEAADEVFRDAGESSPGSSPPSLTPKLLRRQVTGAPSSGLPHKDETAKSGALGTPVTAEPVPPASRAGPGASGGTGKAPAEEPRARRHKPSSESPGRDKGKLSKLKPAPPPPPPASVGKAGKPAQNPTQEAAGEASTGGKTKAAAVVVDAVNSDAIKASPLGEGVKKPALPSVPKPQSSSKPAGAPAGAAPAPSTLPSAASALAGDQPASTAFIPLISTRVSLRKTRQPPERIASGTITKSVVLDGTEALCLAISKNSEQMASHSAVLEAGKNLYTFCVSYVDSIQQMRNKFAFREAINKLENNLRELQICPATAGSGPAATQDFSKLLSSVKEISDIVQR from the exons ATGACAGGGGATACGTACACAGCCCACGCCGGGGCCAAGTTCCCCATCAAGTGGACAGCGCCAGAAAGCCTGGCCTACAACAAGTTCTCCATCAAGTCCGACGTCTGGG CATTTGGAGTACTGCTTTGGGAAATTGCTACCTACGGTATGTCACCTTACCCAGGAATTGACCTGTCCCAGGTATACGAGCTGCTAGAGAAAGACTATCGCATGGAACGCCCGGAAGGCTGCCCAGAGAAGGTCTACGAACTCATGCGAGCAT GTTGGCAGTGGAATCCCTCCGACCGGCCCTCCTTTGCTGAAATCCACCAAGCCTTTGAGACCATGTTCCAAGAGTCCAGCATATCAGATG AAGTGGAAAAGGAACTGGGGAAAAAAGGTGTGCGAGGGGTTGCGAGTACTTTGCTGCAGGCCCCAGAGCTGCCCACCAAGACGAGAACGTCTAGGAGAGCCGCGGAGCACAAAGACCCCGCTGACGTGCCCGAGACGCCCCACTCCAAGGGCCCAGGAGAGACCG ATCCTCTGGACCACGAGCCCCCTGTGTCTCCACTGCTCCCTCGAAAAGAACGAGGTCCCCAGGATGGCGGCCTGAATGAGGATGAGCGCCTGCTTCCCAAAGACAAAAAGACCAACTTGTTCAGTGCCTTgatcaagaagaagaagaaaacggCCCCAACGCCCCCGAAACGCAGCAGCTCCTTCCGGGAGATGGACGGCCAGCCCGAGCGCAAGGGGGCTGGCGAGGAAGAGGGCCGAGAAACCAGCAACGGGGCACCGGCTCTCCCACCCTCGGATGCAGCCGAGCCAGCCAAGTCCCCAAAGCCCAGCAGCGGGGCTGGCGTCCCCAACGGAGCCTTCCGTGAGTCCGGGGGTGCAGGTTTCCGGTCTCCCCACCTGTGGAAAAAGTCCAGTACGCTGACCAGCAGCCGCCTAGCAGCCAGCGAGGAGGAGAGTGGCGGCAGCTCCAGCAAGCGCTTCCTGCGGTCCTGCTCGGCCTCCTGCGTGCCCCACGGAGCCAGGGACACCGAGTGGAGGTCCGTCACACTGCCTCGGGACCTGCAGTCCACGGGCAGGCAGTTCGACTCGTCCACGTTTGGAGGGCACAAAAGCGAGAAGCCGGCTCTGCCTCGGAAGCGGGCGAGTGAGAACAGGTCCGACCAGGCGGCCAGAGGCACGGTGACTCCCCCACCCAGGCTGGTGAAAAAGACCGAGGAAGCAGCCGATGAGGTCTTTCGAGACGCGGGGGAGTCCAGCCCCGGCTCCAGCCCCCCAAGTCTGACTCCAAAACTCCTCCGCAGGCAGGTCACGGGGGCTCCTTCCTCTGGCCTTCCCCACAAGGACGAGACCGCCAAGTCCGGTGCCTTGGGGACACCTGTCACAGCTGAGCCGGTGCCCCCCGCCAGCAGAGCAGGGCCAGGTGCGTCCGGAGGGACCGGCAAGGCCCCCGCCGAGGAGCCCAGAGCGAGGAGGCACAAGCCTTCCTCCGAGTCCCCAGGGAGAGACAAGGGGAAACTGTCCAAGCTCAAACCTGCCCCACCGCCCCCGCCGCCGGCCTCCGTGGGGAAAGCCGGGAAGCCCGCTCAGAACCCAACCCAGGAAGCAGCCGGGGAGGCCAGCACTGGCGGGAAAACGAAAGCCGCGGCTGTGGTCGTGGATGCTGTGAACAGTGACGCCATCAAGGCCAGTCCGCTGGGAGAGGGCGTCAAAAAGCCCGCGCTCCCATCCGTGCCAAAGCCGCAGTCGTCCAGCAAGCCAGCGGGGGCCCCAGCCGGCGCGGCGCCCGCCCCCTCCACGTTGCCATCAGCAGCCTCCGCCCTGGCCGGGGACCAGCCCGCGTCTACTGCCTTCATCCCTCTCATATCGACCCGCGTGTCTCTTCGGAAAACCCGCCAGCCTCCGGAGCGGATCGCCAGCGGCACCATCACCAAGAGCGTGGTCCTGGACGGCACCGAGGCCCTGTGCCTGGCCATCTCCAAGAACTCCGAGCAGATGGCCAGCCATAGCGCCGTGCTGGAAGCCGGCAAAAACCTGTACACGTTCTGCGTGAGCTATGTGGATTCCATCCAGCAGATGAGGAACAAATTCGCCTTCCGCGAGGCCATCAACAAACTGGAGAATAATCTCCGGGAGCTTCAGATCTGCCCGGCGACAGCAGGGAGTGGCCCGGCGGCCACTCAGGACTTCAGCAAACTCCTCAGCTCCGTGAAGGAGATCAGTGACATCGTACAGAGGTAG
- the QRFP gene encoding orexigenic neuropeptide QRFP produces MISPYCLLLLPLGACFPLLGTEEAAAGGVRGEMGWAHLPGGHRVSLPRGSPRRPRAPHPLGPLVTAKELQTSGRQRAGFRVRFGRQDDGSEATGFLLADGDKASGPLGTLAEELSGYSRKKGGFSFRFGRR; encoded by the coding sequence ATGATAAGCCCTTACTGCCTGCTCCTCCTGCCGCTGGGCGCCTGCTTTCCTCTGCTGGGCACAGAAGAGGCCGCCGCGGGTGGCGTCAGAGGCGAAATGGGCTGGGCCCACCTGCCCGGGGGACACCGAGTCTCCCTCCCACGGGGCTCCCCCCGGCGGCCGAGAGCTCCGCACCCACTGGGCCCGCTTGTCACGGCCAAGGAGCTGCAGACGTCCGGCAGGCAGCGTGCTGGCTTCAGGGTCCGGTTTGGGAGGCAGGATGACGGCAGCGAGGCGACCGGCTTCCTCCTGGCGGATGGCGACAAGGCTAGCGGCCCGTTGGGGACCCTGGCCGAGGAGCTCAGCGGTTACAGCAGGAAGAAAGGCGGCTTCAGCTTCCGCTTTGGCCGGCGGTGA